The segment CGATCCCGCTTGTTAATTGCCCGATACGCCGATTCTGTCCCAAAAGCGGGCGCCGAGACGAGAAGGGAGATCCGACGCATGCGCGATCGTCCCCTCTTAAGGCGGCCGCCGGGCTTATCGGGGCATTCACCGAACTTATAGAACGTAACGAGAACCGAGCAATCTATTGCACCGATAACAAATGGCCGAAAATACCAATAAGCAAAACTGTTGTATTTGCCCGATGGGAGTCTTAGCATGGCACACGCAAACTTGAACGACGCACGAACGGCCCCATCGGCCACAAGGGAAAGGAACCACCATGACCTACCAAGTCTCTCGCCGCGGATTCGCGAAGATCGCCGGAATCAGCGCCGCCGGGGCCGCGCTTGCCGGATTCGGCCTTATCGGCTGCTCCAGCGCCTCCAAAGACGCCAAGACCGCCGAGGGCGGCAGCAAGACCATCAAGATAGCCGCCAGCCCCACCCCCCACGCCGAGATCCTCAGCGGAGCGGTGAAGCCTTTGCTCGAGGAGAAGGGCTTCACGCTGCAGATCGACGAGTTCAACGACTACGTCCAGCCCAACCTGGCCGTCCAGGAGGGCGAAGAGAACGCCAACTACTTCCAGCACCAGCCCTACCTCGATAACTTCAACAAGGAGAACGGCACCGATCTGGTAAGCGTCGCCGCGGTCCACTACGAGCCTTTCGGCCTGTACGCCGGCAAGAAGAAGTCGCTGGCCGATCTTTCCGCAGGAGACCAGATCGCCGTCCCCAGCGACGCTACCAACGAGGCGCGCGCCCTGCTGCTCTTACAGCAGGAGGGCATCATCAAGCTCAAGGATGGCGCGGGCATCGAGGCGACGGTGAACGACATCGCGGAAAACCCCCTGAA is part of the Berryella intestinalis genome and harbors:
- a CDS encoding MetQ/NlpA family ABC transporter substrate-binding protein — translated: MTYQVSRRGFAKIAGISAAGAALAGFGLIGCSSASKDAKTAEGGSKTIKIAASPTPHAEILSGAVKPLLEEKGFTLQIDEFNDYVQPNLAVQEGEENANYFQHQPYLDNFNKENGTDLVSVAAVHYEPFGLYAGKKKSLADLSAGDQIAVPSDATNEARALLLLQQEGIIKLKDGAGIEATVNDIAENPLNLSFKELEAAQVSRSLQDVSIAAINANYAIEAGLSVSKDALAVESAEGKAASTYANILCVKKGSENDEGIKALAEALRSDKVRDFINATFDGAVLPVF